A segment of the Jatrophihabitans endophyticus genome:
CGCGCACGTGGCTCGCGATCGCCTCCCTCGTCGCCCTGCTCGGCTTCTGCCTGCTGCCCGTCGCGCCGCCCCGGTTGCTGCCCGGCGCCGGCATCCACGACGTCGTCGCCGAGGTGCACCGCTGGGGGTGGTGGAGCGACAACTCGGCCGCGCCGCGGGGCCTCGCCGGGCTGACGAACGAGTACGCGGCCATGCCGTCGCTGCACGCCGGGTGGGCGCTGTGGTGCGGCTGGCTGATGCTGCGGCACGCCCGGCACCGCGCGGTGCGGATCGCGGGCGTGCTGTACCCGGTCGTCACCACGCTCGTGATCCTCGGCACCGGCAACCACTACCTGCTCGACGCCGTCGTCGGGCTGGCCCTGGTGGCGCTCGTCGGCGCGGGCAACGGCCTCGTCCGGCGGCGGGTGGCGGCGGCGCGTGCCGCGACCGGTCCCGTCCGCTTCGCGACCCGGCGCTGCCACGCCGTTCGTCCGGTGGCCGGCCGCGCCACCAGGGCGCC
Coding sequences within it:
- a CDS encoding phosphatase PAP2 family protein, whose product is MKPGGRLAHLRFPPWLREILLVLGVFAVYDLTRGLSRGSIAAAVDRGNAILHGERVLHLAPEQWLDGELHQLTPLAVGAAYYYSTLHFVVTPAVLVWLYRSHRPHYASARTWLAIASLVALLGFCLLPVAPPRLLPGAGIHDVVAEVHRWGWWSDNSAAPRGLAGLTNEYAAMPSLHAGWALWCGWLMLRHARHRAVRIAGVLYPVVTTLVILGTGNHYLLDAVVGLALVALVGAGNGLVRRRVAAARAATGPVRFATRRCHAVRPVAGRATRAPAHPRVHRAEL